A region of Fusarium keratoplasticum isolate Fu6.1 chromosome 6, whole genome shotgun sequence DNA encodes the following proteins:
- a CDS encoding C2H2-type domain-containing protein: MFLVPTQQPHTFVDHRASLHSSPSTNNHYHSKLGSEVTVDALLSSPISMERSAPEYSQSGLPSPYPSNFGDTNSEGSTADHASAAQYPVKQETNYSTSGTPTSEYGVYPQSARSGSFPDHIQRSYHPASTPSSGGMAQQQNSPSMPQQDGRNHQAHPVKSDNDVPIDPSIAAPSPTYASYGQQSPYAPAPDMTHSYSHPSSGMYAQPRPDWTGYGHHGGAPLTPGHPVYAQNPASAPPPARPNQVYSFVPIPGAQQHKRPRRRYEEIERMYKCGWNGCEKAYGTLNHLNAHVTMQSHGQKRTPEEFKEIRKEWKQRKKEEEAARKAEEERQRVAAAASVQNGGPDPQGPDGTPTSTYPGSRPVQLPPIGYQPAQYPPPPTASVPQQPLPDYNNHMYSNYQPHSPYAQPSQGISYQSNGGQPPSH, from the exons ATGTTCCTGGTGCCAACACAGCAACCTCATACTTTTGTTGACCACCGCGCATCGCTGCACTCTTCACCAAGCACAAACAACCACTACCACTCCAAACTTGGCTCCGAGGTGACCGTGGACGCGCTCCTCAGCTCTCCCATCTCTATGGAACGAAGTGCACCCGAGTACTCGCAGTCAGGTTTGCCTTCGCCCTATCCCAGCAACTTCGGCGACACCAATTCTGAAGGTTCGACGGCAGATCACGCATCTGCTGCGCAATATCCTGTCAAGCAGGAAACCAACTACTCGACCTCGGGCACTCCCACCTCCGAGTACGGCGTCTATCCTCAGTCAGCCCGATCCGGATCTTTTCCAGACCACATCCAGCGTTCATACCATCCTGCCAGCACCCCCAGCAGCGGAGGTATGGCGCAACAACAGAACAGTCCGTCAATGCCCCAGCAGGATGGGCGAAACCATCAAGCCCACCCGGTCAAGTCTGACAACGATGTTCCTATAGATCCGTCCATCGCCGCGCCGAGTCCGACTTACGCCTCTTACGGGCAGCAATCCCCTTATGCGCCCGCTCCGGACATGACACACAGCTACTCTCATCCCAGCAGTGGCATGTATGCACAGCCGCGGCCGGACTGGACGGGCTATGGGCATCACGGCGGTGCGCCGTTGACGCCCGGCCACCCTGTTTACGCTCAAAACCCTGCCTCGGCGCCGCCCCCTGCTAGGCCCAATCAG GTTTACTCTTTCGTGCCCATTCCTGGTGCGCAGCAGCACAAgcgacctcgacgacgataCGAAGAGATTGAGCGAATGTACAAGTGCGGTTGGAATGGCTGTGAAAAGGCCTACGGCACACTGAACCACCTTAATGCTCATGTTACCATGCAATCCCACGGACAGAAGCGCACTCCTGAGG AATTCAAAGAGATTCGAAAGGAGTggaagcagaggaagaaggaggaggaagctgcGCGaaaggctgaggaggagcgtcAACGTGTGGCGGCCGCAGCATCAGTTCAGAACGGAGGCCCTGATCCTCAAGGCCCCGATGGCACCCCGACCTCAACCTATCCCGGAAGCCGACCAGTCCAGTTGCCTCCTATCGGCTACCAGCCTGCTCagtatcctcctcctcccacagcATCTGTTCCCCAACAGCCGTTGCCCGATTACAACAACCACATGTATTCCAACTATCAGCCTCACTCGCCCTACGCACAGCCTAGCCAGGGCATCTCTTATCAAT CAAACGGAGGACAACCCCCCAGCCACTAA
- a CDS encoding 60S ribosomal protein L32 gives MVSAKKHVPIVKKRTKRFERHQSDRFKCVDPSWRKPKGIDSRVRRRFRGTIAMPSIGYGSNKKTRFLTPSGHKAFLVSNVNDVELLLMHNRTHAAEIAHNVSSRKRIDIIARAKQLGVKVTNPKAKVTTEV, from the exons ATGGTTTCCGCCAAGAAGCACGTCCCCATCGTGAAGAAGC GCACGAAGCGCTTCGAACGTCACCAGAGTGACCGGTTCAAGTGCGTGGACCCCAGCTGGCGCAAGCCCAAGGGTATCGACAGCCGTGTCCGACGACGCTTCCGCGGCACCATTGCCATGCCCTCT ATCGGCTATGgctccaacaagaagaccCGCTTCCTGACCCCCTCCGGCCACAAGGCCTTCCTCGTCAGCAACGTCAACgacgttgagcttctcctcatgCACAACCGAACCCACGCTGCCGA GATCGCCCACAacgtctcgtcgaggaagcgAATTGACATCATCGCCCGCGCGAAGCAACTAGGCGTCAAGGTCACGAACCCCAAGGCGAAGGTCACCACCGAGGTTTAA
- a CDS encoding Prephenate dehydrogenase [NADP(+)] (Prephenate dehydrogenase [NADP(+)]) — translation MASQVQPIPEGMENFVVGLIGMGDMGKMYAERLSAAGWRILACDREENLESLQKEYAGNKNIEICRNGHLVSRASDYIIYSVEAAVIDRVIAQYGPSTKLGAIVGGQTSCKSPEIAAFEAHLPADVSIISCHSLHGPNVDPYNQPLVLIQHRAPDEALAKVEAVLSCLRSKFVYLTAREHDRITADTQAVTHAAFLSMGKAWHANRQFPWELSRYVGGIENVKVNIMLRIYSQKWHVYAGLAILNPEAREQIAQYARSVTDLYKLMLEGNFEGLRDRVYQARDKVFGPSTTWGTRPLLEPSILSSFSLGTPTDEPRPNNHLSLLAMVDCWAALNIVPYDHMLCSTPLFRLRLGVTEYLFRNGDVLDAAIRTAIEDKTYRSDDLEFTFAARAWAECVSLGHFETWEKRFVSTQEFFEPRFEEAKVVGNQMMKKVLESLRDED, via the exons ATGGCTTCACAGGTACAGCCCATCCCCGAGGGGATGGAGAATTTCGTCGTTGGTCTGATCGGCATGGGCGACATGGGCAAGATGTACGCCGAAAGGCTGTCTGCCGCTGGCTGGAG AATCCTAGCCTGCGATAGAGAAGAGAACCTTGAAAGCCTCCAGAAGGAATATGCTGGAAAT AAAAATATAGAGATTTGCCGAAATGGACACCTTGTATCCCGCGCAAGCGACTACATCATCTATAGCGTCGAGGCGGCCGTCATTGATCGTGTGATTGCACAGTACGGACCAT CAACCAAGCTCGGAGCCATCGTGGGTGGCCAGACATCGTGCAAGTCGCCTGAGATTGCCGCTTTCGAAGCCCATCTCCCTGCAGACGTGTCTATCATCTCGTGCCACTCGCTCCACGGCCCCAACGTCGACCCCTACAATCAGCCCCTGGTGCTCATCCAGCACCGAGCCCCAGACGAGGCcctcgccaaggtcgaggcgGTGCTGAGCTGCCTCCGCTCAAAGTTTGTCTACCTTACCGCTCGTGAGCATGATCGCATCACGGCCGACACGCAGGCTGTTACGCACGCCGCGTTCTTGTCCATGGGCAAGGCGTGGCACGCAAACAGGCAGTTCCCTTGGGAGTTGAGCCGTTATGTCGGCGGCATCGAGaacgtcaaggtcaacatTATGCTGCGGATTTATAGCCAAAAGTGGCACGTCTACGCTGGTCTTGCCATTCTTAACCCCGAGGCGCGGGAGCAGATTGCTCAGTACGCGAGAAGTGTTACGGACCTGTACAAGCTCATGCTCGAGGGCAACTTTGAGGGTCTGAGAGATCGTGTCTACCAGGCCCGAGACAAGGTGTTTGGTCCTTCAACGACATGGGGCACCAGGCCACTGCTGGAGCCGTCAATTCTGTCGTCCTTTTCACTTGGTACACCAACCGACGAGCCCCGACCCAACAACCACCTGTCCCTGCTGGCGATGGTGGACTGCTGGGCAGCTCTCAACATCGTGCCCTACGACCACATGCTGTGCAGCACGCCGCTATTCCGTCTACGCCTGGGTGTCACCGAGTACCTGTTTCGCAACGGCGACGTGCTCGATGCCGCGATCCGCACCGCTatcgaggacaagacgtACCGCAGCGACGACCTCGAGTTCACATTTGCGGCCCGCGCCTGGGCCGAGTGCGTGAGCCTCGGCCACTTTGAGACGTGGGAGAAGCGCTTCGTCAGCACGCAGGAGTTCTTTGAGCCGCGGtttgaggaggccaaggtggtgGGCAaccagatgatgaagaaggtgcTGGAGAGCTTGAGGGACGAGGACTAG
- a CDS encoding DNA repair protein rad9 has translation MALLNFTLSEEGVSAFRDALICLNKFSDDVSLEARKDSFVLTTLNTSKSAYASIKFATGKFFSRYQYQGSRQFRDRFYCTLYIRALISLFRSRTATDTQRDVEKQTLIEKCDVAIEDGEGIQSRFIARIIFRNGLTSTHRLPFEVSVPVHAKFNRQDAPHHWTISSRTLRQLMDHFGPGIEFLDINTDGDHVNFTCFSEKTVSEDAVLKKPLQTSIAVEADEFDDIDVEDKLHIVISVKDFRAIIQHAGIAGNDVSARYSIPARPIQLSYTGDAISCEFLIMTVGERGSNPTQRTKKGRKNAAQNTGPRLEATSRRTSVAPSESQPPRPQVPPPASRPQQLTPQMSVARASASRIGAFDLRPSQKPPPPATMRSESLFVEDEGWEPINYDEDAEEEDNARLGWDHSADPNPSVFHMNRAEERPKTTEPEAAAEPEPEPEPEPEPEAEAPEPTDSESVFLEPTQKLADVESLALFPD, from the exons ATGGCGCTTCTCAATTTCACACTGAGCGAGGAAGGCGTCTCGGCTTTTCGTGACGCCCTCATCTGCCTGAACAAGTTCAGTGATGACGTCTCACTGGAAGCGAGAAAAGATTCT TTTGTCCTCACTACCCTCAACACTTCCAAATCCGCATACGCAAGTATCAAGTTCGCGACCGGCAAGTTCTTCTCGCGTTACCAGTACCAAGGCAGTCGCCAGTTCCGGGATCGCTTCTACTGCACCCTCTACATCCGG GCTCTGATCTCATTGTTCCGGAGCCGCACCGCCACCGACACACAGAGAGATGTCGAAAAGCAGACGCTTATCGAAAAATGCGATGTCGCCATCGAGGACGGAGAGGGAATCCAAAGCAGATTCATCGCCCGCATAATTTTCCGAAATGGACTGACTTCAACCCACCGTCTTCCTTTCGAGGTATCAGTCCCTGTTCACGCCAAGTTCAACAGGCAGGATGCTCCCCATCACTGGACCATCTCATCACGAACGCTGCGGCAGCTGATGGACCACTTTGGCCCTGGCATCGAGTTTCTTGACATCAATACTGACGGCGACCATGTCAACTTCACATGCTTTAGTGAGAAGACAGTCAGCGAGGATG CGGTCCTCAAGAAGCCTCTTCAGACATCAATTGCCGTTGAAGCCGACGAGTTTGACGACATTGACGTCGAAGACAAACTCCACATCGTGATTTCCGTCAAAGACTTCCGCGCCATCATCCAGCATGCCGGCATTGCAGGTAACGATGTCTCGGCCCGCTACTCAATCCCTGCCCGACCAATCCAGCTCTCCTATACCGGAGATGCCATCTCATGTGAATTCCTCATCATGACCGTCGGTGAGCGTGGCAGCAACCCTACACAGAGGACAAAGAAGGGTCGTAAGAATGCGGCACAAAACACAGGACCACGCCTCGAAGCCACCTCACGTAGGACGAGTGTGGCTCCGTCGGAATCACAACCCCCTCGGCCGCAAGTGCCTCCTCCTGCATCAAGACCTCAGCAGCTTACTCCGCAAATGAGCGTTGCTAGAGCCAGCGCGTCGCGCATAGGAGCGTTTGACCTGCGGCCCTCTCAGAAGCCACCGCCTCCTGCGACTATGAGATCCGAGAGCTTgttcgtcgaggatgagggtTGGGAGCCTATCAACTatgatgaagatgccgaagaggaggataacGCGAGACTAGGATGGGATCATAGTGCAGATCCT AATCCCTCTGTTTTCCATATGAACCGGGCTGAGGAGAGGCCCAAGACCACGGAACCCGAAGCGGCGGCGGAacccgagcctgagcctgagccagagccagagccagaggctgAGGCACCAGAACCAACAGACTCGGAATCGGTATTCTTGGAGCCAACACAAAAGCTGGCCGACGTCGAGAGCCTGGCTCTTTTCCCGGATTAA
- a CDS encoding Chitinase, whose translation MIRPAGSPRSASSSPSPSTNMSGQYANAVYYPSWRVYKERPPSSLDVSSITHVFYAFVGVNEDGTLRTLDEWADNDMEVDGEKGCLAAVAKLKTENPHIKTIVSIGGGGSSNEFPGLAESEDARETFAQQIKEFCDTHQLDGVDIDWEHPQTPEAGQNYVLFLQAIRQALPAPDYLLTSALPVGEYCLKQLDLPTVGELLDFLNLMAYDFTGAWTDVCGHHAQLLPPGEDDVYPTLRSSCQAGVDYVINHGFPSHKVLLGIPAYARYFGQARGPGHPFEGAGEMDYCDLPGEWVEGAHVDESVAAASFVDEGGDKGFVSFDVPATVRIKARYAKAMELGGLFYWTGAGDRTGDESLVAAGWNELQCA comes from the exons ATGATACGGCCTGCGGGGTCACCACG atcagcatcatcatcaccatcaccatcaaccaacaTGTCCGGACAATACGCCAACGCCGTCTACTACCCCTCGTGGCGCGTCTACAAGGAGCGTCCACCTTCTTCCCTGGATGTCTCCTCCATCACACACGTCTTCTACGCCTTTGTCGG CGTCAACGAGGATGGAACCCTTCGG ACTCTCGACGAATGGGCCGACAACGACATGGAAGTCGATGGCGAGAAGGGCTGCCTTGCAGCCGTTGCCAAATTGAAAACCGAAAACCCACACATAAAGACTATTGTGTCTATCGGCGGAGGCGGAAGCAGCAACGAGTTTCCTGGCCTAGCCGAGAGTGAGGACGCAAGAGAAACCTTTGCGCAGCAGATAAAGGAATTTTGCGATACCCATCAACTCGATGGCGTTGACA TTGACTGGGAACATCCTCAGACTCCTGAGGCAGGACAGAATTATGTCTTGTTCCTTCAAGCCATTCGACAGGCTCTCCCGGCACCCGATTATCTCTTGACCAGTGCCCTCCCTGTGGGCGAATACTGTCTCAAGCAACTCGACCTGCCTACTGTAGGCGAGTTGCTCGACTTTCTCAACCTCATGGCATACGACTTCACCGGTGCATGGACCGACGTCTGTGGCCATCACGCGCAGCTTCTACCCCCAGGTGAAGACGACGTTTATCCAACTCTCCGCAGCTCGTGCCAGGCTGGCGTTGACTATGTCATCAACCACGGCTTCCCAAGCCACAAGGTTCTTCTCGGTATTCCAGCGTATGCCAGATACTTTGGCCAGGCACGTGGCCCAGGTCATCCTTTTGAAGGGGCTGGAGAGATGGACTATTGCGACCTCCCAGGCGAATGGGTTGAAGGCGCCCATGTCGATGAAAGCGTTGCCGCGGCGTCCTTTGTCGACGAAGGTGGCGACAAGGGTTTCGTCTCCTTTGATGTCCCCGCCACGGTTCGTATCAAGGCCAGATATGCGAAGGCCATGGAATTGGGAGGTCTCTTCTACTGGACTGGTGCTGGAGATCGAACGGGCGATGAGAGTTTGGTCGCTGCGGGCTGGAACGAACTTCAATGCGCATAA
- a CDS encoding 60S ribosomal protein L34-B, with protein sequence MVSQRVTYRRRNGYNTTSNRTRVIKTPGGDLRLLHIKKRGTVPKCGDCGSKLSGIPALRPREYSQISKPKKTVQRAYGGSRCGGCVRDRIVRAFLIEEQKIVKKVLKEQEQSQKKK encoded by the exons ATGGTTTCCCAACGAGTCACTTACCGCCGCCGCAACGG CTACAACACCACCTCCAACCGAACCCGGGTCATCAAGACCCCCGGTGGTGACCTCCGCCTGCTTCACATCAAGAAGCGCGGCACTGTCCCCAAGTGCGGTGACTGCGGCTCCAAGCTCTCTGGC ATTCCCGCTCTCCGACCCCGCGAGTACTCCCAGatctccaagcccaagaagaccGTCCAGCGCGCCTACGGTGGTTCCCGATGCGGTGGCTGCGTCCGTGACCGCATTGTCCGTGCCTTCCTCatcgaggagcagaagatcgtcaagaaggtgttgaaggagcaggagcagagccagaagaagaaataa